The Malaclemys terrapin pileata isolate rMalTer1 chromosome 2, rMalTer1.hap1, whole genome shotgun sequence nucleotide sequence GAGCGCCCCTGCTCCCGGTGGAGCTTGGCGAACACAGCGAAGGGCGAGATGACGATGGAGACCAAGGCCCAGACGGCCAGGCTGGCCAGCTTGGCGGCGCGGTAGGTGCGGTAGGACACCTTCCTGGACCGGAGTGTGGCCACCACCACCAGGTAGCGGTCGATGCTCATGACGGTGAGGAAGTAGATGCTGGAGAAGGTGTTGTACTGATCGATGGAGATGATCAGCTTGCACATGAACTCGCCGAAGGGCCACTGCCGCAGCAGGTGGTCGGCGATGTTGATGGGCAGCACCAGGGTGAAGAGCTCGTCGGCCACGGCCAGGTTGAGGATGAAGAGGTTGGTGACCGTCTTCATCTTGGGGGCCCGCAGGATCACGTAGATGACGGCGGTGTTGCCCGTCAGCCCCAGGGCGCAGATGAGGGAGTAGATGATGGGCACGGTCAGGTAGAAGTCGGGGAGCAGCTGCGGGGCGGAGGCGTTGGGCCAGGGGGCCCCTCTGCCGGCGCAGAACGCGCAGGACGCGTTGGGCTCGGAGTGCAAGGAGAAGTTAGCCATGGGCTGCGGTGGGAAAGACAGaccggccgcggctcccccaagGGAGTGAAGCGTGGGCTGAATCCAGCTAGCCCAGCTCGGCTCAAACACCAGGTCGAGGTATATGTCACCGGCACCAGACCGCTTCAGATTCCCGGGGTGAACCTAGAAGGCGCTGCCTCTTTGGCTTGGATTTAGACCTTTAATTCTGGCCCTGCACCGGAGAGGTCTCTCGTCATCCCACCTCTTTGCCCATCACTCCTCTTCTCCTCACCGGAGCTCCTTGCAGGGACAATGGAAAACACACACTTAAGTTCGGGCTTCCTCACCAAGAGAAATGCCCATTGTCAGAAAACATGGAAATAGGC carries:
- the NPBWR1 gene encoding neuropeptides B/W receptor type 1, with translation MANFSLHSEPNASCAFCAGRGAPWPNASAPQLLPDFYLTVPIIYSLICALGLTGNTAVIYVILRAPKMKTVTNLFILNLAVADELFTLVLPINIADHLLRQWPFGEFMCKLIISIDQYNTFSSIYFLTVMSIDRYLVVVATLRSRKVSYRTYRAAKLASLAVWALVSIVISPFAVFAKLHREQGRSQCVFVFPSPESFWWKVSRLYTLLLGFAIPVSTICVLYAALLAKLRRVRLHSNAKALDKAKKKVTLMVLVILAVCLLCWTPYHLSTVVALTTDLPQTPLIIGISYFITSLSYANSCLNPFLYAFLDDNFRKSFRKLVECRASP